One Pyrus communis chromosome 4, drPyrComm1.1, whole genome shotgun sequence genomic region harbors:
- the LOC137732321 gene encoding pentatricopeptide repeat-containing protein At2g03380, mitochondrial-like: MRTAVKKFVSPLHLQIPNTPLRQGRTLTHAIYQSPPLEPPDLSQTIASTHAVFSNPCFNLLVLCRNIDSLKKVHSLLVLHGLADDLLCRTKLISLYGSFGYIKCARYLFDKMPSPDFYSWKVMLRWYFMHNLYEEVIGFYNRMRMCVREHDNVVFSIVLKACSELRDFDEGRKVHCRIVKVASPDSFVLTGLVDVYAKCGWIECSQVVFEGIVDRNVVCWTSMIVGYVQNDCPEDGLVLFNRMREGLVEGNQFTLGSVLTACTKLRSLLQGKWIHGHLIKNGIELNSFLVTSLLDLYVKCGDIGDARSIFDEFCGTDLVSWTAMIVGYTQCGYPDEALELFTDRKWVGLLPNSITTASVLSSCAQSDNLNLGRSIHGLGIKLGLEEPTVRNALVDMYAKCHMIGDARYIFETISDKNVIAWNSIISGYSQNGSAHEALQLFHQMRSESFSHDAFTLASVLSACASLGFLPVGSSLHAHSIKDGLLTANIYVGTALLNFYAKCGDAESARLVFDAMGEKNTITWSAMIGGYGIQGDSTGSVALFSDMLKNHLEPNEVIFTTLLSACSHTGMIAEGWRYFNSLCKDYNFKPSMKHYACMVDLLARAGKLEEALEFIERMPIQPDVSLFGAFLHGCGLYSRFDLGGVAIRRMLELNPGEACYYVLMCNLYASDGRWSQVNQVRELMKQRGLSKSLAYSQVEMDIRNHIAPVRLACLA; encoded by the coding sequence ATGAGGACGGCGGTGAAGAAATTCGTCTCCCCCTTACATCTGCAAATACCCAATACGCCCTTACGTCAGGGTCGGACTCTGACGCATGCCATCTACCAATCACCACCGTTGGAGCCACCCGACCTTTCTCAAACCATAGCGTCGACGCACGCGGTGTTTTCGAACCCGTGTTTTAATCTTCTCGTTTTGTGCAGGAACATCGATTCCCTGAAGAAAGTCCACAGCTTGCTCGTCCTACACGGCCTCGCCGACGATCTCCTTTGCCGAACAAAATTGATCAGTTTATATGGGTCATTTGGGTACATCAAGTGTGCCCGGTATCTGTTCGATAAAATGCCAAGCCCAGATTTTTATTCGTGGAAAGTGATGCTGAGGTGGTACTTTATGCACAATTTGTATGAAGAGGTTATAGGGTTTTATAATCGTATGAGAATGTGCGTAAGAGAGCATGACAACGTTGTTTTCTCGATTGTGTTGAAGGCGTGTAGTGAGTTGCGAGATTTTGATGAAGGGAGGAAGGTGCACTGCCGGATTGTTAAGGTGGCAAGTCCTGATAGTTTCGTGTTGACGGGTTTGGTGGATGTGTATGCGAAGTGTGGATGGATTGAGTGTTCTCAGGTGGTTTTTGAAGGGATTGTTGATAGAAATGTGGTTTGTTGGACTTCAATGATAGTTGGGTATGTGCAAAATGATTGTCCGGAAGATGGGTTGGTCTTGTTTAATAGGATGAGAGAGGGGTTGGTTGAAGGGAATCAGTTCACGTTAGGAAGCGTACTTACGGCGTGTACAAAGTTAAGATCTTTGCTTCAAGGAAAGTGGATTCATGGACATTTGATTAAGAATGGTATTGAACTTAACTCTTTTCTGGTGACATCCCTTCTGGACTTGTATGTCAAGTGCGGGGACATTGGAGATGCTCGTTCCATATTTGATGAGTTTTGTGGGACCGATCTTGTTTCATGGACAGCAATGATTGTAGGGTACACTCAATGTGGGTATCCCGACGAGGCTTTGGAGTTGTTTACGGATAGGAAATGGGTTGGTCTCTTGCCCAATTCTATAACTACTGCAAGTGTGCTTTCTTCTTGTGCACAGTCAGATAATTTGAATTTGGGAAGGTCAATCCACGGTCTTGGGATAAAACTTGGGTTGGAGGAACCTACTGTGAGAAATGCTCTGGTGGACATGTATGCAAAATGCCATATGATTGGTGATGCTCGTTATATCTTTGAAACAATCTCCGACAAGAATGTGATTGCTTGGAATTCAATTATTTCCGGGTATTCCCAAAACGGGTCTGCACATGAAGCCCTGCAACTGTTTCATCAAATGAGATCAGAATCATTCTCACATGATGCGTTCACATTGGCAAGTGTCCTCTCAGCTTGCGCTTCCCTTGGTTTTCTTCCAGTTGGTTCATCGCTTCATGCTCACTCCATAAAGGATGGCCTATTAACTGCAAATATCTATGTTGGCACTGCACTTTTAAACTTCTACGCCAAGTGCGGGGATGCTGAATCTGCTCGTCTAGTTTTTGATGCAATGGGAGAGAAGAACACTATCACATGGAGTGCAATGATTGGCGGTTATGGAATTCAGGGTGACAGTACAGGTTCCGTTGCACTTTTCAGTGATATGTTGAAGAATCATCTGGAGCCCAACGAAGTAATCTTCACGACCTTATTGTCAGCTTGTAGCCATACGGGAATGATTGCAGAAGGGTGGAGGTATTTCAATTCACTCTGCAAAGACTATAACTTCAAGCCCTCAATGAAGCATTACGCGTGTATGGTCGATCTATTGGCTCGTGCTGGTAAACTTGAAGAGGCCCTGGAATTCATTGAGAGAATGCCGATTCAGCCAGATGTTAGTTTGTTTGGGGCTTTTCTCCACGGATGTGGACTCTATTCGAGGTTTGATCTTGGCGGAGTGGCGATAAGAAGAATGCTAGAGCTGAATCCTGGTGAAGCTTGCTATTATGTGCTAATGTGTAACCTTTATGCTTCAGATGGTCGATGGAGCCAGGTTAATCAGGTTAGAGAGCTAATGAAGCAAAGAGGATTGAGCAAGTCCCTTGCATATAGCCAAGTAGAGATGGATATCAGAAATCACATTGCACCTGTTAGGTTGGCATGTCTTGCTTAG
- the LOC137731149 gene encoding uncharacterized protein isoform X2 — protein MYRTVATATTATRGGSPTDSGDCVVTLDQVPRWSNSEHRSSLEYDNEDPSFSNSFSNSFFPDPLTSQSGGESSSNGIVSRFPVDHEINSKIYLWRGNPWNLEVDAVVNSTNENMDEAHCSPGLHAAAGPGLAEECAALGGCRTGMAKVTKAYDLPARRVIHTVGPKYAVKYHTAAENALSHCYRSCLELLIENGLQSIAMGCIYTEAKNYPREPAAHVAIRTVRRFLEKQKDKIAAVVFCTTTSLDTEIYKRLLPLYFPRDKLEEEIALSKLPADVGDENGETIIDERKIRIKPLPKKNIPKPPQAPVELPVSDVGLVQRNSSYLDSYLDPAFMSLIKDPDQRRKEQWEKTAQAQSGWNCAKMLGFGELGGPPLSAAEEYSLHSRYLAKANSLNLSEIAEMKIVYRGGVDSEGRPVMVVVGAHFLLRCLDLERFVHYVVKEFEPLIQKPYTIVYFHSAASLQLQPDLGWMKRVQQILGRKHQRNLHAIYVLHPTFGLKAAIFALQLFVDNVKVVYVDRLLQLFRYVPREQLTIPDFVFQHDLEVNGGKGLIVDPRTKYVYHRP, from the exons ATGTACCGGACTGTGGCTACAGCCACAACTGCAACCAGGGGCGGATCTCCGACTGATAGCGGGGATTGTGTTGTCACTTTGGATCAAGTTCCACGGTGGAGCAATTCAGAGCATCGTTCTTCCTTGGAATATGACAATGAAGATCCTTCGTTTTCAAATTCgttttcaaattcgttttttccTGATCCTTTAACTTCCCAATCTGGGGGAGAGAGCAGTAGCAATGGGATAGTCTCAAGATTTCCAGTTGACCATGAAATTAATTCAAAGATATATCTATGGAGAGGGAACCCATGGAATCTTGAAGTTGATGCGGTAGTGAATTCTACAAATGAG AACATGGATGAAGCACATTGTAGTCCTGGTTTGCATGCTGCGGCTGGACCTGGTCTTGCAGAAGAATGTGCAGCACTG GGTGGATGTAGAACAGGGATGGCAAAGGTTACTAAAGCGTATGACCTTCCAGCTAG GAGGGTTATCCATACTGTCGGTCCCAAGTATGCAGTGAAATACCATACTGCTGCAGAAAATGCTCTGAGCCATTGTTATCGTTCTTGCCTTGAACTTCTCATTGAAAATGGGCTGCAAAG CATTGCAATGGGCTGTATATATACAGAAGCTAAGAACTACCCTCGTGAGCCAGCTGCCCATGTTGCTATAA GGACTGTACGACGTTTTCTGGAAAAGCAAAAAGATAAAATCGCAGCTGTTGTTTTTTGTACTACCACATCACTGGATACAGAGATATACAAAAG ATTACTTCCGCTTTACTTTCCCCGAGATAAACTTGAAGAGGAGATTGCCTTGTCGAAGCTTCCTGCAGATGTAGGTGATGAAAATGGCGAGACAATTATAGATGAGCGTAAAATCAGAATAAAGCCTTTACCCAAGAAGAATATTCCAAAGCCTCCCCAGGCTCCAGTTGAGCTTCCTGTGAGTGATGTTGGCTTGGTACAAAG GAACTCATCATATTTGGATTCATATTTGGATCCTGCCTTCATGTCCTTAATAAAAGATCCAGATCAGAGACGCAAGGAACAATGGGAAAAAACTGCTCAAGCACAAAGTGGATGGAATTGTGCTAAAATGCTTGGGTTTGGCGAGCTTGGTGGACCTCCATTGTCTGCTGCAGAAGAATACTCGCTTCATTCAAGATACCTTGCTAAAGCAAATTCTCTTAATCTTTCAGAAATTGCAGAAATGAAAATTGT TTACCGAGGTGGGGTTGACAGCGAGGGTCGTCCTGTAATGGTGGTTGTGGGGGCACATTTTCTTTTGCGATGTCTTGATCTAGAACGATTTGTACACTATGTTGTTAAG GAGTTTGAACCCTTAATACAAAAGCCTTATACTATTGTATACTTCCACTCTGCAGCATCTTTACAGCT CCAGCCAGACTTGGGGTGGATGAAAAGGGTACAACAGATACTTGGTCGTAAACACCAACGTAATCTGCAT GCAATATACGTCCTTCACCCGACATTTGGGCTGAAGGCTGCAATATTTGCCCTGCAACTGTTCGTGGACAATGTG AAAGTGGTATATGTAGATAGATTACTGCAGCTCTTTCGATATGTTCCTCGTGAGCAGTTGACCATCCCTGACTTTGTGTTCCA GCACGATTTGGAAGTGAACGGTGGGAAGGGTCTTATCGTGGACCCGAGAACCAAGTATGTGTATCATCGACCGTAG
- the LOC137732986 gene encoding putative pentatricopeptide repeat-containing protein At1g69350, mitochondrial, with the protein MTLYMPLFRSCTVLRTLTQLHAHLVVSGLHRDPQASTKLIESYAQMGSLQSSTDVFKTFPNPDSFMCGVLMKCFVWNHCFQEAILLYHEMLHRENWMNRFIFPSVLRACSGFGGLGVGGKVHGRIIKSGFDSDAVVETSLLGLYGELGSLGDARKVFDAMPVRDVVSWSSIISCSVENGEASEGLDLFRWMVFEGVELDSVTMLCVAEACGELALLREARSVHGHVVRRGIKTDGPLDNSLISMYSKCGDLQSAKTIFGSVSHWDTASWTAMISCYNQTGSFSEALDAFVEMQESKVEPNSVTLMCVLRSCIRLGLHREGSSVHCFAIRNSVDPDLDFLGSALFELYSEIGGLSYCQKVINTMGGRNVVSWNTIISGYCQKGLLREALVLFMQMQTQGLMPDSFSMSSALSVCGKVGSLELGHQIHGHIIKRGYLDEFVLNSLIDMYSKCGFVDSAYMIFDKVKHLGIVTWNAMISGFSQNGNPVMAISLFDEMFLNCHEINEVTILSIIQACSELGYLEKGKWVHHKLITLGIRKDLFTDTALTDMYAKCGDLRSAQGVFDMMEERSVVSWSVMIAGYGMHGRSNAATSLFDQMVETGVQPNEIIFMNILSACSHAGAVEKGRFYFRSMRDFGIEPTAEHFACIVDLLSRAGDLNGAYETIKSMPTPVDASIWGALLNGCRIHQRMDMIESIKRDVLDISTDDTGYYTLFSNIYAEGGNWDEFGNVRLMMKGIGLRKVPGYSIIELDKQVHRFGAGDTPLPQMKEVYSFLEKFQSLTRE; encoded by the coding sequence ATGACCCTGTACATGCCATTGTTCAGGTCCTGCACCGTCCTACGAACACTCACCCAACTCCACGCCCACCTTGTCGTCTCGGGTCTCCACAGAGACCCACAGGCCTCCACCAAGCTCATAGAATCCTACGCCCAAATGGGTTCCCTCCAATCTTCCACCGACGTCTTCAAAACCTTCCCCAACCCAGATTCTTTCATGTGCGGCGTGCTCATGAAGTGCTTCGTGTGGAATCACTGCTTCCAAGAAGCCATTCTGCTCTATCACGAAATGTTGCACCGTGAAAACTGGATGAACAGGTTTATATTTCCTTCTGTTTTGAGAGCTTGTTCGGGGTTTGGTGGTCTGGGTGTTGGCGGGAAGGTGCATGGGAGGATAATCAAATCTGGGTTTGACTCCGATGCGGTGGTCGAGACCTCGTTGCTTGGTTTGTATGGGGAACTGGGTAGCTTAGGTGATGCCCGGAAGGTGTTTGACGCAATGCCGGTGAGGGATGTGGTGTCGTGGAGTTCGATTATTTCGTGCTCTGTGGAGAATGGGGAGGCAAGTGAAGGGTTGGATTTGTTCCGTTGGATGGTTTTTGAAGGTGTTGAACTGGATTCGGTTACAATGCTTTGTGTGGCTGAGGCTTGTGGGGAGTTGGCATTGTTGAGAGAAGCAAGGTCAGTACATGGCCATGTTGTTAGAAGGGGAATTAAGACTGATGGGCCTTTGGATAATTCTCTCATTTCAATGTACAGTAAATGTGGTGACTTGCAAAGTGCAAAAACGATCTTTGGTAGTGTTAGTCATTGGGACACTGCATCTTGGACCGCAATGATATCCTGTTACAATCAAACTGGTTCTTTTTCGGAAGCGCTGGACGCTTTTGTTGAGATGCAAGAGTCGAAGGTGGAACCGAATTCGGTAACCTTGATGTGTGTTCTGCGGTCCTGTATTAGGTTAGGCTTGCACAGAGAAGGGAGTTCTGTTCATTGCTTTGCTATTAGGAATAGTGTAGACCCTGACCTTGATTTTTTAGGATCTGCATTGTTCGAATTGTACTCTGAAATTGGGGGACTAAGCTATTGCCAGAAAGTTATTAATACAATGGGAGGGAGAAATGTTGTTTCATGGAACACAATCATTTCAGGCTATTGTCAGAAAGGTTTGTTGAGAGAGGCATTGGTACTCTTTATGCAGATGCAGACCCAAGGACTAATGCCAGATTCATTCAGCATGTCAAGTGCTCTCTCGGTGTGTGGAAAGGTCGGGTCTTTAGAGCTTGGACATCAGATACATGGTCATATAATCAAAAGAGGCTATTTGGATGAGTTTGTGTTAAATTCACTTATTGACATGTACTCAAAATGTGGGTTTGTAGATTCAGCATACATGATATTCGACAAGGTTAAACACCTTGGTATTGTAACATGGAACGCTATGATTTCCGGATTTTCTCAAAATGGTAACCCTGTCATGGCGATCAGTCTTTTTGATGAAATGTTCTTGAACTGTCATGAGATCAATGAAGTCACTATATTAAGTATTATTCAAGCTTGTTCCGAATTAGGTTATCTGGAAAAGGGGAAATGGGTTCACCACAAGCTCATAACTTTGGGCATCAGGAAAGATTTGTTTACTGATACAGCTCTAACTGACATGTATGCCAAGTGTGGTGACCTGCGGTCAGCTCAGGGAGTCTTCGATATGATGGAAGAGAGAAGCGTTGTGTCATGGAGTGTCATGATTGCTGGTTATGGTATGCATGGCCGGAGTAATGCTGCCACATCACTCTTTGATCAGATGGTGGAAACGGGAGTGCAACCAAATGAGATCATTTTCATGAATATTCTTTCAGCTTGCAGTCACGCAGGAGCTGTCGAAAAGGGAAGGTTCTATTTCAGATCAATGAGGGATTTCGGCATTGAGCCTACTGCTGAACATTTTGCTTGTATAGTTGACCTTCTAAGTCGAGCTGGTGATCTCAACGGAGCATATGAGACTATCAAATCAATGCCAACCCCTGTAGATGCCAGCATATGGGGCGCTTTGCTTAATGGATGTCGAATCCACCAGAGGATGGACATGATCGAAAGCATTAAAAGAGACGTTTTAGATATCAGCACAGATGACACTGGATACTACACCTTATTTTCTAACATATACGCTGAAGGGGGGAACTGGGATGAATTTGGAAATGTGAGACTAATGATGAAAGGTATCGGTCTAAGGAAGGTCCCCGGATACAGTATAATTGAGCTCGATAAGCAAGTTCACAGATTTGGAGCTGGAGATACCCCTCTTCCCCAAATGAAGGAGGTTTACAGTTTCTTGGAAAAATTTCAGTCTCTCACTCGTGAATAA
- the LOC137731149 gene encoding uncharacterized protein isoform X1 has product MYRTVATATTATRGGSPTDSGDCVVTLDQVPRWSNSEHRSSLEYDNEDPSFSNSFSNSFFPDPLTSQSGGESSSNGIVSRFPVDHEINSKIYLWRGNPWNLEVDAVVNSTNENMDEAHCSPGLHAAAGPGLAEECAALGGCRTGMAKVTKAYDLPARRVIHTVGPKYAVKYHTAAENALSHCYRSCLELLIENGLQSIAMGCIYTEAKNYPREPAAHVAIRTVRRFLEKQKDKIAAVVFCTTTSLDTEIYKRLLPLYFPRDKLEEEIALSKLPADVGDENGETIIDERKIRIKPLPKKNIPKPPQAPVELPVSDVGLVQRNSSYLDSYLDPAFMSLIKDPDQRRKEQWEKTAQAQSGWNCAKMLGFGELGGPPLSAAEEYSLHSRYLAKANSLNLSEIAEMKIVYRGGVDSEGRPVMVVVGAHFLLRCLDLERFVHYVVKEFEPLIQKPYTIVYFHSAASLQLQPDLGWMKRVQQILGRKHQRNLHAIYVLHPTFGLKAAIFALQLFVDNVVWKKVVYVDRLLQLFRYVPREQLTIPDFVFQHDLEVNGGKGLIVDPRTKYVYHRP; this is encoded by the exons ATGTACCGGACTGTGGCTACAGCCACAACTGCAACCAGGGGCGGATCTCCGACTGATAGCGGGGATTGTGTTGTCACTTTGGATCAAGTTCCACGGTGGAGCAATTCAGAGCATCGTTCTTCCTTGGAATATGACAATGAAGATCCTTCGTTTTCAAATTCgttttcaaattcgttttttccTGATCCTTTAACTTCCCAATCTGGGGGAGAGAGCAGTAGCAATGGGATAGTCTCAAGATTTCCAGTTGACCATGAAATTAATTCAAAGATATATCTATGGAGAGGGAACCCATGGAATCTTGAAGTTGATGCGGTAGTGAATTCTACAAATGAG AACATGGATGAAGCACATTGTAGTCCTGGTTTGCATGCTGCGGCTGGACCTGGTCTTGCAGAAGAATGTGCAGCACTG GGTGGATGTAGAACAGGGATGGCAAAGGTTACTAAAGCGTATGACCTTCCAGCTAG GAGGGTTATCCATACTGTCGGTCCCAAGTATGCAGTGAAATACCATACTGCTGCAGAAAATGCTCTGAGCCATTGTTATCGTTCTTGCCTTGAACTTCTCATTGAAAATGGGCTGCAAAG CATTGCAATGGGCTGTATATATACAGAAGCTAAGAACTACCCTCGTGAGCCAGCTGCCCATGTTGCTATAA GGACTGTACGACGTTTTCTGGAAAAGCAAAAAGATAAAATCGCAGCTGTTGTTTTTTGTACTACCACATCACTGGATACAGAGATATACAAAAG ATTACTTCCGCTTTACTTTCCCCGAGATAAACTTGAAGAGGAGATTGCCTTGTCGAAGCTTCCTGCAGATGTAGGTGATGAAAATGGCGAGACAATTATAGATGAGCGTAAAATCAGAATAAAGCCTTTACCCAAGAAGAATATTCCAAAGCCTCCCCAGGCTCCAGTTGAGCTTCCTGTGAGTGATGTTGGCTTGGTACAAAG GAACTCATCATATTTGGATTCATATTTGGATCCTGCCTTCATGTCCTTAATAAAAGATCCAGATCAGAGACGCAAGGAACAATGGGAAAAAACTGCTCAAGCACAAAGTGGATGGAATTGTGCTAAAATGCTTGGGTTTGGCGAGCTTGGTGGACCTCCATTGTCTGCTGCAGAAGAATACTCGCTTCATTCAAGATACCTTGCTAAAGCAAATTCTCTTAATCTTTCAGAAATTGCAGAAATGAAAATTGT TTACCGAGGTGGGGTTGACAGCGAGGGTCGTCCTGTAATGGTGGTTGTGGGGGCACATTTTCTTTTGCGATGTCTTGATCTAGAACGATTTGTACACTATGTTGTTAAG GAGTTTGAACCCTTAATACAAAAGCCTTATACTATTGTATACTTCCACTCTGCAGCATCTTTACAGCT CCAGCCAGACTTGGGGTGGATGAAAAGGGTACAACAGATACTTGGTCGTAAACACCAACGTAATCTGCAT GCAATATACGTCCTTCACCCGACATTTGGGCTGAAGGCTGCAATATTTGCCCTGCAACTGTTCGTGGACAATGTG GTCTGGAAGAAAGTGGTATATGTAGATAGATTACTGCAGCTCTTTCGATATGTTCCTCGTGAGCAGTTGACCATCCCTGACTTTGTGTTCCA GCACGATTTGGAAGTGAACGGTGGGAAGGGTCTTATCGTGGACCCGAGAACCAAGTATGTGTATCATCGACCGTAG
- the LOC137731858 gene encoding uncharacterized protein yields the protein MASSSSSALSHSSFNISSTNLNVWEKPGNLHSRVQVKSCKRPTTVVVCSSSSSPAPTSRRRVLLQGSVSLAASAAILLCSNPAEAGFLSGSTGIESVPGPELPQIDFLKRFNEENQKKYAENDARFRSTQILKELLEKSKLNKEKNSKEIQDKYCIRGAEWGVGDCSAEGMTPDEKDKFIAMLKEKAGVKD from the exons ATGgcttcctcttcatcttcaGCTCTCTCCCACTCTTCCTTTAATATTTCAAGCACCAATTTAAATGTCTGGGAAAAACCTGGTAACCTGCATAGCAGAGTCCAAGTAAAGAGCTGTAAAAGACCTACCACCGTCGTAGTTTGTTCTAGTTCTTCTTCTCCGGCTCCGACGTCTCGCCGCCGCGTTCTTCTCCAAGGCTCCGTTTCTTTGGCTGCTTCAGCTGCCATTCTCCTCTGCTCAAATCCAG CTGAAGCTGGATTTCTATCAGGATCGACCGGAATAGAATCAGTTCCGGGTCCTGAGTTGCCTCAAATCGACTTCCTCAAACGCTTCAATG AAGAAAACCAGAAAAAGTATGCAGAAAATGATGCAAGATTCAGATCAACTCAAATACTCAAGGAGCTACTAGAAAAATCCAAGCTCAACAAAGAAAA GAATAGTAAGGAAATTCAAGACAAGTACTGCATACGCGGAGCGGAGTGGGGAGTTGGAGATTGCTCAGCGGAGGGAATGACACCTGACGAGAAAGACAAGTTCATCGCAATGTTGAAGGAGAAGGCTGGTGTCAAGGATTGA
- the LOC137731845 gene encoding clp protease adapter protein ClpF, chloroplastic-like, which yields MVQGLSLSALTASCNGGLCRSMPSWRRHFKLMSKTRMSTGVERCGIWHLCRQSLFLRGNTDVVRQRNMRVEAGWLFKGGDQGLNASSEQSESANEDILIFFFQLDLATRVQYALNTEQYDVAQQLRNKLTEVEAEVIKQQEAKRGLSPKSEAQDKAISIIRLRADLQNAIESENYAVAAKLRDTISKLEAESLAASAKALAHENANYSFRLGQRVRHKIFGYRAVVCGMDPVCSESSTWMKTAQVEKLTRGSNQPFYQILVDVHADPNLLVAYVSEENLLAPEEPDLDRFDHPYISFLFYGMDAAGDFIPIKQLREKYNRPRHEIPYDPQDEGEGSDA from the exons ATGGTGCAAGGTCTGTCACTGAGTGCTCTGACTGCGTCTTGCAATGGTGGGTTATGTAGATCAATGCCTTCGTGGAGGAGGCATTTCAAACTAATGAGCAAAACCCGGATGAGTACTGGTGTCGAAAGGTGTGGTATCTGGCATCTGTGCCGTCAAAGCTTATTCTTAAGAGGTAACACCGATGTGGTAAGACAAAGGAATATGAGGGTGGAAGCTGGTTGGCTGTTTAAAGGGGGTGATCAGGGGTTGAATGCAAGCTCGGAGCAGAGCGAGAGTGCTAATGAAGATattttgatattcttttttCAGCTGGACCTGGCAACTCGAGTACAG TATGCTTTGAACACGGAACAGTATGATGTTGCACAACAACTAAGAAACAAGCTGACTGAG GTTGAAGCTGAGGTTATTAAGCAGCAGGAGGCAAAAAGGGGTTTGTCCCCAAAGAGTGAAGCTCAAGATAAGGCGATAAGTATCATTCGCTTACG TGCAGACCTGCAGAATGCAATTGAGAGTGAGAATTATGCAGTGGCAGCCAAGCTACGAGATACAATTTCTAAACTGGAGGCAGAGTCACTGGCTGCATCCGCCAAAGCTTTAGCACATGAAAATGCAAATTATTCATTTCGTTTGGGACAGAGAGTGAGGCATAAAATTTTTG GCTATCGCGCCGTGGTTTGTGGGATGGATCCGGTGTGTTCTGAATCAAGTACATGGATGAAAACTGCACAGGTTGAAAAGTTGACACGCGGTTCTAATCAGCCATTTTATCAG ATTTTGGTTGATGTACATGCGGACCCCAACCTTCTGGTGGCATATG TTTCTGAGGAGAATCTGTTAGCCCCTGAAGAACCAGACTTG GATCGATTTGATCATCCCTACATTTCCTTTCTGTTCTATGGGATGGATGCAGCTGGAGATTTCATCCCCATCAAGCAATTGCGAGAGAAGTACAATCGGCCACGACATGAAATCCCCTACGATCCACAAGACGAGGGGGAAGGAAGTGATGCTTAG